The following coding sequences are from one candidate division WOR-3 bacterium window:
- a CDS encoding homocysteine S-methyltransferase family protein, which produces MRPLRERIAAGETILADGALGSLLIERGLQPGQAPEEFCLTQPGLLKEIVRLYQDAGAEVFQANTFGASPLKLTRHGLADRAAEINRQAVAIVREVVRGNGYVWASVGPSGQLLKPYGDTEPGTVLENYTVQARALAEAKPDLIAVETMTDLAEAVLAVRAVRQANPDMLLVATMTFERSKRGFFTIMGNSIPQTAQSLVEAGADLVGSNCGNGIEKMVEIAREFRRVTDRPLVIRPNAGLPDITEGQPVYPETPEFMATCVPELLETKLGILGGCCGTTPAHIREFRHVLDARRCGPGSERTKASEIQS; this is translated from the coding sequence ATGAGACCTCTGCGCGAACGCATCGCCGCAGGCGAGACCATTCTCGCAGACGGTGCGCTGGGTTCACTTCTAATCGAGCGCGGACTACAGCCCGGGCAAGCGCCTGAGGAGTTCTGTCTTACACAGCCCGGACTACTCAAGGAGATCGTCCGGCTGTATCAGGACGCGGGTGCGGAGGTCTTCCAGGCTAATACTTTTGGCGCTTCGCCCCTGAAGCTGACTCGACACGGACTTGCGGACCGGGCCGCGGAAATCAATCGCCAGGCTGTAGCGATAGTGCGCGAGGTAGTTCGCGGGAATGGCTATGTCTGGGCCTCAGTCGGGCCGAGCGGCCAGCTGCTCAAGCCATACGGCGATACCGAGCCGGGGACCGTGCTCGAGAACTACACTGTTCAGGCCCGGGCTCTTGCTGAAGCCAAACCGGACCTGATTGCGGTCGAGACAATGACCGACCTTGCCGAAGCGGTGCTGGCAGTAAGAGCCGTGCGGCAGGCAAACCCGGACATGTTGCTTGTGGCAACGATGACATTCGAAAGGTCCAAGAGAGGCTTTTTCACGATAATGGGCAACTCGATTCCTCAGACGGCCCAGTCGCTGGTTGAGGCTGGCGCTGACCTTGTCGGTTCAAACTGCGGTAACGGCATCGAGAAAATGGTCGAAATTGCGCGCGAGTTTCGCCGGGTCACAGACAGGCCGCTGGTGATTAGACCTAACGCAGGCCTGCCGGACATCACCGAGGGTCAGCCCGTGTACCCGGAAACCCCGGAATTCATGGCCACGTGTGTCCCGGAACTGCTCGAAACCAAGCTTGGTATCCTCGGCGGTTGCTGCGGTACGACTCCGGCTCACATCCGAGAGTTCCGTCATGTCCTTGATGCACGGCGCTGCGGGCCGGGTAGTGAAAGAACGAAGGCATCAGAGATTCAGAGCTAG
- a CDS encoding type II secretion system F family protein has product MPLFRYKVRDKEGQVISGTLEGTDVGSVVEKLDSLGYIPITIREEKGGGGVQFDFARYFERVKPVDLINFTRQFVTLHRAGLPMLSAIGALQAQTRSKPLARALDAIRKDLMGGAALSAAMAKFPRIFSELYVNSIWAGETGGVLDEILDRLTMLLEHERKLRSDVGSAMRYPIILMIFFVIAVIVLATFVLPKFTQLLTSVGGKMPLPTQILIAVTDFMGRYWYIIFLLGAGVAVLFYLFIRTGAGRLWWDRLKLRIPIFGPIVYKLALSRFARMFETLDRTGLPILRSLSLVAKTVGNTYVAGAIEKVAESVRRGRGLAAPMREVGVFPPMVIQMVATGEESGALDDMLKQVSDYYDSEVEYAVKNLTGMIEPVLILFMGVGAIFLIIAIIMPYMAILSSFGSGGGYGTH; this is encoded by the coding sequence ATGCCTTTGTTCAGGTACAAGGTCCGGGATAAGGAGGGTCAGGTTATCTCCGGTACCCTGGAGGGAACTGATGTCGGCTCCGTTGTTGAGAAACTTGACTCCCTTGGCTACATTCCTATCACCATCCGTGAGGAGAAGGGCGGCGGCGGGGTCCAGTTTGACTTCGCACGCTACTTTGAGCGTGTCAAGCCAGTAGACTTGATCAACTTCACACGGCAGTTTGTCACCCTGCATCGCGCCGGATTGCCAATGCTCTCGGCAATAGGTGCGCTTCAGGCCCAGACGCGTTCCAAGCCACTGGCTCGCGCCCTTGATGCCATCCGTAAGGACCTGATGGGTGGTGCGGCGCTGTCAGCAGCAATGGCCAAGTTTCCGCGTATCTTCTCCGAACTCTATGTGAACTCGATCTGGGCAGGTGAAACTGGCGGTGTACTGGACGAGATTCTGGACCGGCTGACCATGTTGCTGGAACACGAACGCAAGCTCCGTTCGGACGTCGGGTCGGCGATGCGGTACCCCATTATCCTGATGATATTCTTTGTCATTGCGGTTATCGTTCTTGCTACCTTCGTACTACCCAAATTCACGCAGCTACTGACCTCGGTTGGTGGCAAGATGCCGCTGCCGACTCAGATTCTTATAGCCGTGACCGACTTCATGGGCCGCTACTGGTACATCATCTTCTTGCTCGGTGCCGGGGTAGCGGTGCTGTTCTATCTTTTCATCCGGACCGGGGCGGGTCGGCTGTGGTGGGACCGGCTAAAGCTCCGTATTCCGATTTTCGGGCCGATTGTCTACAAACTTGCTCTCTCACGGTTCGCGCGGATGTTCGAGACTCTTGACCGGACCGGTCTGCCGATATTGCGCAGTCTCAGTCTGGTTGCGAAGACAGTGGGCAATACGTACGTTGCCGGTGCCATCGAGAAGGTGGCGGAAAGTGTCCGCCGGGGCCGCGGTCTGGCTGCACCGATGCGCGAGGTCGGCGTATTTCCCCCGATGGTCATCCAGATGGTTGCTACCGGTGAGGAATCGGGCGCGCTGGATGACATGCTCAAGCAGGTTTCGGACTACTACGACAGCGAGGTGGAGTACGCCGTGAAGAACCTCACGGGCATGATCGAGCCGGTATTGATCCTGTTCATGGGCGTCGGCGCCATCTTCCTGATCATCGCGATCATCATGCCTTACATGGCGATTCTGTCGAGCTTCGGCTCGGGCGGCGGGTACGGCACTCACTAG
- a CDS encoding trimethylamine methyltransferase family protein codes for MRPTVSFLSEELKHQVVAEAFKVIASLGVEIHNAALVEMLTASGAQVESGTRRILLPETLVRKALESVPRSFKLYDALGNQTHDFTGLNVYFTPGSAALNILDSATGEMRRPKTQDYIEYAKVVSGLEHIAAQSTAMIPDDVPEQVSDSYRLYLSLLYCEKPVVTGCFTIESFRVMKEMQVAVRGSEQELSTKPLAIFSCCPTAPLKWSTVTSQNVVDCARSRIPVEFISMPLSGFMAPVTLVGTLVQHTAETLSGIVLSQVASPGAPVLYGGSPAIFDVRRETTPMGAIETMMIDCAYAEIGRSLGLPTQAYISLSDAKLLDAQAGFETGIGAVLAVLSGINSVSGPGMLDFESCQSLEKLVLDNDICGMCLRLARGIEPKDDLPTIGLFEELLAEKHLLVSKHTRKWLRSEHFLPSPVIDRSNRGRWQEEGRVTLVERARREKDRLVAAWRPPRLSEDVKRELMRLMTSEAKTYGMDRLPELVA; via the coding sequence ATGCGGCCCACTGTCTCCTTCCTTTCCGAAGAGCTAAAGCACCAAGTCGTGGCCGAGGCATTCAAGGTCATCGCAAGCCTCGGGGTTGAAATCCACAATGCCGCGCTCGTCGAGATGCTCACCGCCAGCGGCGCACAAGTCGAATCAGGGACAAGACGCATTCTCCTGCCCGAGACATTGGTGCGAAAGGCATTGGAATCAGTGCCCCGCTCATTCAAGCTCTATGACGCGCTCGGGAACCAGACCCATGACTTCACCGGGTTGAATGTCTATTTCACACCCGGCTCAGCTGCGCTCAACATTCTCGACTCGGCGACGGGTGAAATGCGCCGGCCCAAGACTCAGGACTATATCGAGTACGCGAAGGTCGTGTCCGGTCTTGAACACATCGCTGCACAATCAACCGCGATGATTCCGGACGATGTGCCGGAGCAGGTGTCGGATAGCTACCGGCTGTACCTGTCGCTCCTGTACTGCGAAAAGCCGGTCGTCACCGGCTGTTTCACGATTGAGTCATTTCGGGTGATGAAGGAAATGCAGGTTGCGGTAAGGGGATCGGAGCAAGAGCTTTCCACCAAGCCACTCGCCATTTTTTCCTGTTGTCCGACTGCGCCACTGAAGTGGAGCACTGTTACCTCCCAGAATGTTGTAGACTGCGCGCGGTCCCGTATCCCGGTCGAGTTCATCTCAATGCCCCTCTCAGGGTTCATGGCGCCGGTCACGCTTGTTGGTACCCTAGTACAGCACACGGCCGAGACTCTCTCCGGCATCGTCCTGAGCCAGGTCGCAAGTCCGGGTGCTCCGGTACTGTACGGCGGGTCACCAGCAATCTTCGACGTACGTCGGGAGACTACACCGATGGGCGCGATCGAAACCATGATGATTGACTGTGCCTACGCCGAGATTGGCCGATCGCTTGGCCTGCCGACCCAGGCATACATCTCGCTGTCCGATGCCAAGCTCCTTGATGCCCAGGCCGGGTTTGAGACCGGCATCGGCGCAGTCCTGGCTGTGCTGTCAGGCATCAACAGTGTCTCCGGCCCGGGAATGCTCGACTTTGAGAGCTGTCAGAGTCTCGAGAAGCTTGTGCTCGACAACGACATCTGTGGAATGTGCCTCCGGCTTGCAAGAGGCATCGAGCCCAAGGACGACTTACCGACAATCGGACTGTTCGAGGAACTCCTGGCTGAGAAGCATCTGCTCGTATCCAAGCACACCCGGAAGTGGTTGAGGAGCGAACACTTCCTTCCAAGTCCGGTGATTGACCGCTCAAACCGAGGTCGGTGGCAGGAGGAAGGCAGGGTGACGCTTGTTGAACGGGCCCGACGCGAAAAGGACAGGCTTGTTGCGGCATGGCGGCCTCCGCGGCTCTCCGAAGATGTGAAACGAGAACTCATGCGGCTGATGACCAGTGAGGCGAAAACGTACGGGATGGACCGGCTGCCCGAGCTTGTTGCGTGA
- a CDS encoding corrinoid protein, which yields MELLNQIAASLREGAEERVAELTREAVASGRTAKEILDMGLIAGMNEVGELFRKQEIFLPDVLLAARAMYAGLEVIKPLMLEQKVEPLGRVVIGTVQGDLHDIGKNLVGIMLRGAGFDVIDLGNDVAPERFIAAAEQWDCRVIGMSALLTTTMPMMKRTCELLRTRGLHGRVKTIIGGAPVTAEYASQIGADAYAFDAAAAVETVKRLVGR from the coding sequence ATGGAATTACTGAACCAGATTGCCGCCAGTTTGCGAGAGGGTGCAGAGGAACGCGTCGCCGAACTGACACGTGAAGCGGTCGCGTCCGGACGTACAGCAAAGGAAATACTGGATATGGGTCTGATTGCCGGAATGAACGAAGTCGGCGAGCTTTTCCGGAAGCAGGAGATTTTCCTGCCGGACGTTCTACTTGCAGCCCGCGCAATGTACGCAGGCCTGGAAGTCATCAAACCGTTGATGCTTGAGCAGAAAGTCGAGCCGCTGGGCAGAGTCGTCATTGGCACAGTGCAGGGAGACTTGCACGACATCGGCAAGAATCTTGTCGGCATCATGCTCAGGGGAGCGGGTTTCGACGTGATTGACCTTGGCAACGACGTCGCACCGGAGCGGTTTATCGCGGCCGCAGAGCAATGGGACTGCCGGGTTATCGGCATGTCCGCACTACTGACAACCACAATGCCAATGATGAAGCGGACATGCGAGTTGCTGCGAACCCGGGGATTGCACGGTCGGGTCAAGACAATCATCGGCGGTGCGCCGGTGACGGCCGAATACGCTAGTCAGATTGGCGCGGATGCCTATGCCTTTGACGCCGCGGCTGCAGTTGAAACCGTGAAGCGGCTAGTCGGCCGATGA
- a CDS encoding GspE/PulE family protein — protein sequence MAENPTPQEQDSGTALEQKYGVPFVDLTSFRVDSEVLQMFPEQFMRENKLIPLFRSGNTLAVAFVDPGDVVNIDEVRRMTGMDVEPMVCRASDLFSALNQYYKAPDAPDLPDEPEMVSLDDLPVEEGVDADQGVSPTKIEEMASEAPVVRWVNQMIIRAVRERASDIHIEPTREGLTVRFRIDGVLHPIVSPKKALQLAVVSRIKIMSKMNIAEKRVPQDGRYGAIVDGREIDFRVSTFPTTYGETVVMRILDRLRLLSLDELGLVADRLTLMREMIAKPHGVILITGPTGCGKSTTVYAILGEIRGADKNIITIEDPVEYDIDKICQSMVNEQAGYTYLRGLKHILRQDPDVIMIGEIRDGETAGVAIRAALTGQLVFSTIHTNDAPGTITRLIDMGIEPFLVASAMEGTVAQRLVRKICPKCKEAYDPPPALLQELELEPGTVFYRGRGCDRCRNTGFHGRVGIFEVLKMNDRIRELVVTRPPTSAVRALAREYGMKTLWEDGIEKVKAGVTAIEEVMREAEKITM from the coding sequence ATGGCTGAGAATCCAACACCCCAAGAACAGGATTCTGGTACGGCGCTGGAGCAGAAGTACGGCGTGCCGTTTGTTGACCTGACGAGTTTTAGGGTGGACTCGGAAGTGTTGCAGATGTTCCCGGAGCAGTTCATGCGTGAAAACAAGCTGATACCGCTGTTCCGCTCCGGCAACACGCTTGCCGTCGCGTTTGTTGACCCTGGCGATGTCGTCAATATTGACGAGGTCCGGCGAATGACCGGCATGGATGTTGAACCGATGGTGTGTCGGGCGTCGGACCTTTTCAGTGCTCTGAACCAGTACTACAAGGCCCCGGACGCACCTGACCTGCCGGATGAACCGGAGATGGTCAGTCTTGACGACCTGCCTGTTGAGGAGGGTGTGGATGCGGACCAGGGTGTCTCGCCGACCAAGATAGAAGAAATGGCGTCTGAGGCACCAGTTGTGCGCTGGGTCAATCAGATGATTATTAGGGCGGTACGCGAGCGTGCCTCAGATATTCACATCGAACCAACCCGTGAGGGTTTGACTGTTCGGTTCCGCATTGATGGTGTCCTGCATCCGATTGTTTCGCCCAAGAAGGCGCTTCAGCTTGCGGTTGTGTCCCGCATCAAGATCATGTCGAAGATGAACATCGCCGAGAAACGTGTGCCCCAGGATGGCCGGTACGGTGCGATCGTTGATGGCCGCGAGATTGACTTCCGGGTTTCGACTTTTCCAACCACCTACGGCGAGACCGTGGTCATGCGTATTCTGGACCGGCTGCGCCTGCTCTCGCTTGACGAACTCGGTCTGGTTGCTGACCGGTTGACGCTGATGCGGGAGATGATCGCCAAGCCCCATGGTGTTATCCTGATTACCGGTCCGACCGGCTGCGGCAAGTCCACAACCGTATACGCCATTCTTGGTGAGATCCGCGGCGCAGATAAGAACATCATCACGATCGAGGACCCGGTCGAGTACGACATTGACAAGATCTGTCAGTCGATGGTCAACGAACAGGCTGGTTACACCTACCTGCGGGGTCTGAAACACATTCTGCGCCAGGACCCGGACGTCATTATGATCGGTGAGATCCGTGACGGCGAGACGGCCGGCGTTGCTATCCGCGCTGCACTGACTGGCCAGCTGGTTTTTTCGACGATTCACACCAACGACGCACCGGGAACAATAACCCGTCTCATTGACATGGGCATCGAGCCGTTCCTGGTTGCGTCGGCCATGGAAGGTACGGTCGCCCAGCGGCTGGTGCGGAAAATCTGCCCCAAATGCAAGGAGGCCTACGATCCACCGCCAGCATTGCTTCAGGAACTTGAGTTGGAGCCGGGTACGGTGTTCTACCGTGGTCGGGGCTGTGACCGATGCCGAAACACTGGTTTCCACGGCCGGGTCGGCATTTTCGAGGTGCTGAAGATGAATGACCGCATTCGTGAACTTGTTGTTACCCGGCCGCCGACGAGTGCGGTCCGGGCTCTGGCTCGGGAGTACGGTATGAAGACCCTTTGGGAGGATGGTATTGAGAAGGTCAAGGCTGGTGTGACGGCAATCGAAGAAGTCATGCGCGAAGCAGAGAAGATAACTATGTAG
- the gyrB gene encoding DNA topoisomerase (ATP-hydrolyzing) subunit B, whose product MGEAYNAAQIHVLKGLEAVRRRPAMYIGDIGIRGVHHLVYEVVDNAIDEALAGFCDKITVTILSDNEVSVEDNGRGIPVDIHPTEKRSALEVVLTVLHSGAKFGHKVYQISGGLHGVGVSVVNALSEYLKAEVYRDGKIHELEFERGVTKGKLRTYGSVKHTGTKITFKPDEEIFKKVSFKYDILAARLRELAYLNSGLKIVLVDERTQRKDEFQFANGLVDFVSYLDAGRNRLHRPILIEDKREGIEVGCAFEYNDGYVENIFSFANTINTHEGGTHLSGFKAALTRTINDYARKTQSLKEDIELSGEDVREGLTAVVSVKIGDPQFEGQTKTKLGNSEAKGIVESIVNEKLSAYLEENPRVANKIVDKVVAAARARAAARKARELARRRSLLESDTLPGKLADCSSEDPAESELYIVEGDSAGGSAKQGRDRRFQAILPLRGKILNVEKSGINRVLSNSEIRTIISAVGAGIGEEDFDASKARYHKIVIMTDADVDGSHIRTLLLTFFYRFMQPLIDAGYVYIAQPPLYRVKLGKVEQYLYSDEELEIFAKKQKGAKFEVQRYKGLGEMNPEQLWETTMNPERRTLKRVGMEDAIEAERIFQTLMGDQVELRRQFIEENAHAVENLDV is encoded by the coding sequence ATGGGCGAAGCATACAATGCAGCACAAATCCATGTCCTGAAAGGGCTTGAGGCAGTCCGCCGCAGGCCCGCAATGTACATTGGCGACATCGGCATACGCGGGGTTCATCATCTCGTCTATGAAGTCGTGGACAATGCCATTGACGAGGCATTAGCCGGCTTCTGCGACAAGATTACGGTCACGATTCTGTCCGACAACGAAGTCTCAGTTGAGGACAATGGTCGTGGTATTCCCGTTGACATCCACCCGACTGAAAAGCGATCGGCGCTTGAGGTCGTGCTTACCGTGCTGCACTCCGGTGCCAAGTTCGGCCACAAGGTTTACCAGATCTCTGGTGGACTGCACGGCGTCGGTGTTTCGGTTGTAAATGCTCTCTCCGAGTACCTGAAAGCCGAAGTTTACCGGGATGGAAAGATTCACGAACTCGAGTTCGAGCGGGGCGTAACAAAGGGCAAACTCCGGACGTATGGCAGTGTCAAACACACCGGAACCAAGATTACCTTCAAGCCCGATGAGGAGATATTCAAGAAAGTATCCTTCAAGTACGACATTCTGGCCGCCCGGCTGCGCGAGCTCGCTTATCTGAACTCGGGTCTGAAGATCGTACTCGTTGACGAACGGACCCAGCGGAAGGACGAATTCCAGTTTGCCAATGGTCTGGTCGACTTCGTCTCCTACCTTGACGCTGGCCGAAACCGGCTGCACCGGCCAATCCTGATCGAGGACAAACGAGAGGGAATTGAAGTCGGCTGTGCGTTCGAATACAACGACGGCTACGTCGAGAACATCTTCTCGTTTGCCAACACTATCAACACCCACGAGGGCGGTACCCATCTCTCCGGATTCAAGGCGGCACTCACCCGGACGATAAACGACTACGCCCGCAAGACCCAGTCCCTCAAGGAAGACATTGAACTGTCAGGCGAGGACGTCCGTGAGGGTCTCACTGCGGTCGTATCGGTCAAAATCGGTGATCCACAATTCGAAGGCCAGACCAAGACCAAGCTTGGTAACAGCGAGGCAAAGGGAATTGTCGAGTCCATCGTCAACGAAAAGCTCTCGGCCTATCTGGAAGAGAATCCCAGAGTCGCAAACAAGATCGTTGACAAGGTAGTAGCTGCGGCCCGAGCTCGAGCTGCAGCGCGCAAGGCCCGGGAACTTGCCCGCCGGCGTTCGCTTCTGGAATCCGACACTCTCCCCGGAAAACTCGCTGACTGCTCATCCGAGGACCCGGCCGAGAGCGAACTTTACATCGTCGAAGGCGACTCAGCCGGTGGCTCGGCAAAGCAGGGTCGGGACCGGAGGTTCCAGGCAATACTTCCGCTGCGCGGCAAGATACTGAATGTCGAGAAATCCGGCATCAACCGGGTTCTCTCGAACAGCGAAATCCGGACGATAATCTCAGCCGTGGGTGCTGGAATTGGCGAAGAGGACTTCGATGCAAGCAAAGCGCGCTATCATAAGATTGTCATCATGACCGATGCCGACGTGGATGGCTCTCACATCAGAACCCTGCTGCTGACTTTCTTCTATCGTTTCATGCAGCCACTAATTGACGCCGGCTATGTGTACATCGCGCAGCCGCCGCTGTACCGGGTGAAACTGGGCAAGGTTGAGCAGTACCTGTACTCTGACGAAGAACTCGAGATCTTCGCCAAGAAACAGAAGGGCGCGAAGTTCGAAGTCCAGCGATACAAGGGTCTAGGTGAGATGAACCCAGAGCAGCTCTGGGAAACAACGATGAATCCGGAGCGTCGAACCCTCAAGCGGGTCGGAATGGAGGACGCAATCGAGGCCGAACGCATATTTCAGACCCTGATGGGAGATCAGGTCGAACTTAGACGTCAGTTCATTGAGGAAAATGCCCACGCGGTCGAAAACCTCGACGTATGA
- a CDS encoding vitamin B12 dependent-methionine synthase activation domain-containing protein, translating to MRTVVRFKPEQCLPNVRDVFAAEGMSGIGPTSTEVTELVEEARALFRRLATPVGVYADIAKQEFDKVFLGEGRNAADAVLTTIYPRATHLALFAGTVGASLSDEIRLRFERHDYALAYVLDATASAGTERLADLLQESYRVGIGNQRSELGDSAVCNRQPGIVLRYSPGYCGWHVSGQRRLFGFLLPEEIGITLRESFLMEPLKSVSGVFVCGPAEIHRFEAGFSYCAECRDPGCRKRIAALDEQKQSDKPVKSMDNPELVNRE from the coding sequence GTGAGAACAGTTGTCCGGTTCAAGCCTGAGCAGTGCTTGCCCAATGTCCGAGATGTGTTTGCGGCCGAAGGCATGTCTGGAATCGGCCCAACATCAACCGAAGTCACTGAACTTGTCGAGGAAGCGCGGGCGTTGTTCAGACGTCTGGCCACACCAGTAGGTGTATACGCTGACATCGCGAAACAGGAATTTGACAAGGTCTTCTTGGGTGAGGGACGCAACGCCGCAGACGCGGTGTTGACGACAATCTATCCCCGGGCCACGCACCTCGCACTATTTGCTGGAACGGTCGGCGCCAGCCTGAGTGACGAAATCAGACTCCGATTTGAACGCCACGACTACGCACTCGCATACGTGCTTGATGCTACGGCCTCGGCCGGCACTGAGCGACTGGCCGACCTGCTCCAAGAGTCGTATCGAGTGGGAATCGGAAACCAACGGTCCGAACTTGGAGATTCGGCGGTATGTAATCGGCAACCGGGAATTGTTCTCCGCTACAGCCCAGGCTACTGCGGCTGGCATGTGAGCGGTCAGCGTAGGCTCTTTGGATTCTTGCTGCCGGAAGAAATCGGCATCACTCTTCGGGAGAGTTTCCTGATGGAACCTCTGAAGTCAGTGTCGGGGGTGTTCGTGTGCGGTCCGGCAGAGATCCACCGGTTCGAAGCTGGGTTCAGCTACTGCGCTGAATGTCGGGACCCGGGCTGCCGCAAGCGGATTGCGGCGCTCGACGAACAGAAACAATCTGACAAACCCGTCAAGAGCATGGATAATCCAGAACTAGTCAACCGGGAGTAA